A section of the Nerophis ophidion isolate RoL-2023_Sa linkage group LG16, RoL_Noph_v1.0, whole genome shotgun sequence genome encodes:
- the LOC133535646 gene encoding solute carrier family 2, facilitated glucose transporter member 11-like produces the protein MSHAGPQKSSSLILVLMVASAAIGGTLQYGYNLAIMNAPTTFIQTFINETFVERWAIQLQDYQVTLIWTIIVSIFSLGGLVGAIIAGPMSIRFGRKKCLLLNNIFLLSGALLALTSRAAGSFEMIILSRVLIGINAGISMNVQPMYFGESAPKHLRGAVALSSAVFTAFGVVLGQVVGLREILGSESCWQYLLASNALPGLIQLLTLPWFPESPRYLLIDQEDKEACIKALRRLRGCEVQSSELAEILQEQAETKGLRPRRPWELFGDRTVRWQLITVMVVSSAMQLCGNDSIYFYASYVFKEAGVCDDQIQYITIGTGMCEFTACIMCNLLIERKGRRFLLMGGFILMTVWAIVFTIALYYEHLVSWMPYLSMACIFTYILSFGMGPAGVTGLLPTEVFNQTARPAAYMIAGSMMWINLFIVGMIFPFLVSEMRQYCFVPFAAVCLLSALYVGLVLPETKGKSLSAITAEFHKLNFKNQESKGHGQSQYQAGQVCASTAF, from the exons TTCATTCAGACCTTCATCAACGAGACCTTTGTGGAGCGCTGGGCCATCCAGCTGCAGGACTACCAGGTGACTCTGATCTGGACCATTATCGTCTCCATCTTCTCGTTAGGCGGCTTAGTGGGGGCTATCATTGCCGGACCCATGTCCATTCGCTTTGGGAG GAAAAAATGCCTGCTGCTCAACAATATCTTCCTCCTAAGCGGCGCTCTATTGGCTTTGACAAGTCGTGCCGCCGGGTCGTTTGAAATGATCATCCTATCACGTGTCCTTATTGGAATAAATGCAG GAATCAGCATGAACGTGCAGCCGATGTATTTTGGAGAGAGTGCACCGAAGCACTTGAGAGGGGCCGTGGCTTTGTCCTCTGCAGTTTTCACAGCCTTTGGTGTGGTGCTGGGACAAGTTGTGGGACTCAG AGAGATTCTGGGCAGCGAGTCATGTTGGCAGTATCTTCTTGCCAGTAACGCCCTTCCTGGCTTGATTCAGCTCCTAACCCTGCCGTGGTTCCCAGAAAGCCCCAGATACTTACTCATAGACCAGGAGGACAAAGAGGCCTGCATCAAGG CTCTGCGGCGACTGCGTGGCTGCGAAGTCCAGAGCAGCGAGCTGGCCGAGATCCTGCAAGAACAGGCCGAAACCAAGGGCCTGAGGCCCAGGCGTCCCTGGGAGCTCTTTGGTGACCGCACGGTGCGCTGGCAGCTCATCACCGTCATGGTTGTCAGCAGCGCTATGCAGCTGTGCGGCAACGACTCG ATCTACTTCTATGCGTCATACGTCTTTAAAGAGGCGGGAGTATGTGATGACCAAATCCAATATATCACAATCGGCACGGGCATGTGTGAATTCACAGCCTGCATCATGTGT AACCTGCTGATCGAGCGCAAAGGTCGCAGGTTCCTGCTGATGGGAGGCTTCATCCTCATGACCGTGTGGGCGATTGTCTTCACCATCGCACTGTATTACGAG CACCTGGTATCCTGGATGCCGTACCTGAGCATGGCCTGCATCTTCACTTACATCCTCAGCTTTGGCATGGGTCCAG CGGGTGTGACAGGACTTCTTCCCACGGAAGTGTTCAATCAAACGGCTCGGCCAGCGGCGTACATGATCGCTGGCTCCATGATGTGGATTAACCTCTTCATCGTTGGAATGATCTTTCCCTTTCTCGTG AGTGAGATGCGCCAGTATTGTTTCGTGCCTTTCGCCGCTGTGTGCCTGCTCTCCGCGCTGTACGTCGGCCTGGTTCTGCCGGAGACCAAGGGCAAGTCTTTATCGGCCATCACCGCTGAGTTCCACAAGCTGAACTTCAAGAACCAGGAAAGCAAGGGTCATGGTCAAAGTCAGTATCAGGCGGGCCAAGTGTGTGCGTCCACGGCCTTTTAG